From Candoia aspera isolate rCanAsp1 chromosome 4, rCanAsp1.hap2, whole genome shotgun sequence, a single genomic window includes:
- the LOC134495838 gene encoding vigilin-like: MSSVAVLTPESFAEHRSGLRDEEARGGVPEDEAYIPTYLEAFPPLPEKGAPVEKSSEFTGVWNKIRPIKSSVITQVFHVPLEERRYKDNSQFGEGDEAKVCVDIMQKTGAHIELSLAKDQGLSIMVTGKLDSVMKARKEIVARLQTQASATVTIPKEHHRFVIGKNGEKLQELELKTATKINIPRPEDPSSQIKITGTKEGIEKARHEILLISAEQDKRAVERLNLEKVFHPFIAGAFNKTVQEIMQETGARINIPPPSVSKDEIIITGEKEPVSQALLRIRKIYEDKKRKTTTISVEVKKSQHKYIIGPKGNTLQEILDTTGVSVEMPPLESSSETIILRGEPDKLGPALTQVYAKAKSVMVAEVMAPAWLHRFIIGKKGQNIGRITQQLPKVHIEFTDGDEKITLEGPTEEVELAQTQIQEIVRDLLRRMDYTEVLIDQRFHRHLIGKNGANINRIKEQHKVSVRIPPDSEKSNLIRIEGDPQGVQLARKELLEMAARMENERTKDLIIEQRFHRTIIGQKGEKIKEVRDKFPEVIINFPDPSQKSDIVQLRGPKNEVEKCAKYLQKVIAELIENSFSIPVPIFKQFHKNIIGKGGTNIKKIREETNTKIDLPTENSNSEVILITGKKANCEDARDRILAIQRELANIKEVDISIPAKLHNSLIGAKGRLVRSIMEECGGVHIHFPSEGSGSEKVTIRGPGEEVERAKRQLLHLAEEKQINNHSVELHAKPDYHKFLIGRGGANIRKVRDRTGARIIFPTPEDKDQDVITIVGKEDAVRQAQQELESLIRNLDNVIEDSMVVDPKYHRHFVARRGHVLREIAEEYGGVTVSFPRTGVQSDRVMLKGAKDCVEAAKRRILEIISDLEAQVVLECIIPQRYHRVVMGVKGYKVQQITRDHDVLIKFPERDDNSGSEAQSQENGDVMPELDTPRKCDIILISGRKEKCEAARAALLALVPITMDVDVPFDLHRYIIRQKGAGIRKMMEEYEVTISVPQPEQQSDIIKVTGLVPNVERAKAGLLDRVRELQAEQEDRALRGFKLTVSVEPKYHPKIIGKKGAVISQIRKDHDVTVQFPDKGDENQDLITITGYEKNAEAARDAILKIVADLEEMVSEDVRLDHRVHARIIGGRGKAIRKLMEEFRVDIRFPQPGSSDPDRVTVTGLPENVDDAIDHMLNLEEEYMMDVVETETMAAYMKPPSRLEEEPRGPAKGFVVRDAPWNASGNKAPDVSSAEEFPIFGTGVVPKQASVWGPKKF; the protein is encoded by the exons ATGAGTTCGGTAGCAGTGTTAACACCCGAGAGCTTTGCTGAGCACCGCAGCGGCCTGAGGGATGAAGAAGCACGAG GTGGTGTCCCAGAAGATGAGGCCTACATCCCTACCTACTTGGAAGCTTTCCCACCGCTCCCGGAAAAGGGGGCCCCAGTAGAAAAATCCAGTGAGTTCACAGGAGTATGGAACAAAATTCGGCCTATCAAATCCTCTGTCATCACCCAG GTGTTTCATGTTCCTCTGGAAGAGCGACGCTACAAGGACAACAGCCAGTTTGGAGAAGGCGATGAGGCCAAAGTATGTGTGGACATTATGCAGAAGACGGGGGCTCATATTGAGCTTTCCTTGGCCAAAGACCAGGGCCTGTCCATCATGGTGACTGGCAAACTGGACTCTGTAATGAAAGCACGGAAGGAAATTGTTGCTCGGCTTCAGACCCAG GCTTCAGCTACTGTCACAATCCCCAAAGAACACCACCGCTTCGTGATTGGCAAGAACGGCGAGAAACTGCAGGAGCTTGAGCTAAAGACCGCCACCAAGATCAACATCCCACGGCCTGAAGACCCCAGCAGCCAGATCAAGATCACAGGCACCAAAGAAGGCATCGAGAAAGCACGTCATGAGATCTTGCTCATCTCAGCAGAGCAG GACAAGCGAGCAGTGGAGCGCTTGAACCTGGAGAAGGTCTTCCACCCATTCATTGCTGGGGCCTTCAACAAAACAGTCCAGGAGATCATGCAGGAAACAGGGGCACGCATCAACATCCCCCCGCCCAGCGTCAGCAAGGATGAGATCATCATTACTGGGGAGAAGGAACCCGTCTCCCAGGCTCTCCTGCGTATCCGCAAGATCTATGAGGACAAG AAGCGCAAGACCACCACCATCTCTGTGGAGGTAAAGAAGTCCCAGCACAAGTACATCATTGGCCCGAAAGGAAACACCTTGCAAGAAATCCTAGACACCACCGGGGTCTCGGTGGAGATGCCACCCCTTGAAAGCAGCTCAGAGACCATCATTCTGCGTGGGGAGCCGGACAAGCTGGGACCAGCCCTAACTCAGGTCTATGCCAAG GCGAAGAGCGTGATGGTAGCTGAAGTAATGGCCCCAGCCTGGTTACATCGTTTTATAATTGGGAAGAAAGGACAGAATATTGGCAGGATTACCCAGCAACTCCCTAAG GTTCACATTGAATTCACGGATGGCGATGAGAAGATCACTCTGGAAGGACCCACTGAGGAGGTGGAACTGGCTCAAACCCAGATTCAGGAGATTGTTCGGGACCTG CTCAGACGAATGGACTACACCGAAGTGCTTATTGACCAGAGGTTTCATCGTCATCTGATTGGGAAAAATGGAGCCAACA TCAACCGCATCAAGGAACAGCACAAAGTCTCTGTCCGCATTCCTCCTGACAGTGAGAAGAGCAACCTGATCCGGATAGAGGGAGACCCTCAAGGGGTTCAGCTGGCTCGTAAGGAGCTCCTGGAAATGGCCGCTCGGATG GAAAATGAACGCACCAAGGACCTGATAATTGAACAGCGCTTTCACCGGACAATCATTGGGCAGAAGGGCGAGAAAATCAAGGAGGTCCGGGACAAGTTCCCAGAA GTAATCATCAATTTCCCTGACCCTTCGCAGAAGAGTGACATTGTACAGTTGCGTGGGCCCAAAAACGAAGTGGAGAAGTGTGCCAAGTACCTCCAAAAAGTCATTGCAGAGCTG ATTGAAAACAGTTTTTCCATCCCGGTTCCCATTTTCAAGCAATTCCACAAGAACATCATTGGGAAAGGAGGCACCAATATCAAAAAG ATTCGAGAGGAAACCAATACCAAGATTGACCTCCCTACAGAAAACAGCAATTCAGAAGTGATCCTGATAACTGGGAAGAAGGCCAACTGTGAGGATGCTCGGGATCGTATCTTGGCCATCCAGAGAGAGCTG GCTAATATCAAAGAAGTGGATATCTCTATCCCAGCTAAACTGCACAATTCGCTGATCGGGGCCAAGGGGCGGCTGGTGCGCTCAATCATGGAGGAATGCGGTGGGGTGCACATTCATTTCCCTTCAGAAGGCTCAGGCAGTGAGAAAGTCACCATCCGAGGGCCTGGCGAAGAGGTGGAGAGAGCAAAACGTCAGCTACTACATCTTGCCGAGGAAAAG caAATCAACAACCACTCAGTGGAACTGCACGCCAAGCCAGACTACCACAAGTTCCTGATTGGGCGTGGAGGTGCTAATATCCGCAAAGTGAGGGACCGCACCGGTGCCCGGATCATCTTCCCCACCCCTGAGGATAAGGACCAGGATGTTATTACCATTGTGGGGAAGGAGGACGCAGTACGGCAGGCCCAGCAAGAACTGGAGAGTCTCATTCGTAACTTG GATAATGTCATTGAAGATTCGATGGTGGTGGATCCCAAGTACCACCGCCATTTTGTGGCCCGTCGGGGACACGTGCTGCGGGAGATTGCAGAAGAGTACGGTGGGGTCACTGTGAGTTTCCCCCGGACAGGTGTCCAGAGTGATCGCGTGATGCTCAAGGGAGCCAAGGATTGTGTGGAGGCTGCCAAGAGGCGCATCCTGGAGATCATCAGTGACCTG GAGGCCCAGGTAGTTCTGGAATGCATCATCCCACAGCGCTACCATCGGGTCGTCATGGGAGTGAAAGGTTACAAGGTGCAACAGATCACTCGGGATCATGATGTCCTCATCAAGTTCCCGGAGCGAGATGACAATTcag GTTCAGAAGCACAGTCTCAGGAAAATGGTGATGTGATGCCTGAACTGGACACTCCTCGCAAATGTGACATCATCCTCATTTCCGGACGCAAGGAGAAGTGCGAGGCTGCCCGGGCAGCTCTGCTG GCTCTGGTTCCCATCACCATGGATGTTGATGTTCCCTTTGATCTGCATCGCTACATCATTCGGCAAAAGGGAGCTGGCATTCGCAAGATGATGGAAGAATATGAG GTGACTATCTCAGTGCCGCAACCCGAACAGCAGTCCGATATCATCAAGGTCACTGGCCTCGTCCCCAACGTTGAGCGAGCCAAGGCAGGCCTCCTGGACAGGGTCAGAGAGCTGCAGGCTGAGCAGGAAGATCGG GCACTGCGAGGGTTCAAGCTGACAGTGAGCGTGGAACCCAAGTATCATCCAAAGATCATTGGCAAGAAAGGGGCTGTCATTTCCCAGATCCGTAAGGACCATGATGTCACTGTCCAGTTCCCTGACAAAGGGGATGAGAATCAG GATCTAATCACGATCACCGGCTACGAGAAAAATGCCGAGGCTGCCCGAGATGCCATCTTGAAAATTGTGGCTGATCTTGAGGAGATGGTCAGTGAAGATGTCCGCCTGGATCACAGGGTCCACGCCCGCATCATCGGAGGGAGAGGCAAAGCTATCCGCAAACTCATGGAAGAATTCCGG GTGGATATCCGCTTCCCGCAGCCAGGCTCCAGTGACCCAGATAGAGTCACAGTGACGGGGCTGCCTGAAAACGTTGATGATGCAATCGACCACATGCTTAACCTGGAAGAGGAATAT ATGATGGATGTG